In one window of Paraflavitalea soli DNA:
- a CDS encoding ComEA family DNA-binding protein has translation MKKLLSLVIVILCHGAFAQEPPPVQEQQLENQAETTEMENEDDSYWQQLESLRRHPLDLNAATQADLEALPLLNALQIANFLRYRSLLGRLVSIHELQAIPGWDVHTIRQLLPLVILGTGEDPAAPLGRRLVAGTHSLLLRASQVLEKAKGFQPPLTPDKDHYQGSPVRVFSRYRYNYHNLLQYGITADKDAGESLLSGSSKAGIDFYSFHFFARKLGKIKALALGDFTVNMGQGLIHWQSLAFKKSAAVLQVKRQGPVLRPYSAAGEYYFHRGAGITLQHKNWETTLFASFRKLDANLVNDSITSVLTSGYHRTLAELNDRQNLERITTGGNIRYSRPRWQIGFNTVQYAFSKSFKRSGAPYDIFAVEGKHWGNHSVDYSFTHRNLHIYGEAAVDQQMNKALLNGMLMSLDPKVDMALVYRRMDKDYQALQGNAFTENYLPGNEQGLYGGLSLRPSPSWQLDAYADCFRFPWLKYRVNAPGDGGEYLLQLLYKPNKGVELSSRYRHEHKPANSTDDEGPLKPVIKATRQNWRTQVMFQATPAIVLKSRVELVWYQGGTAANAEKGFAAFTEVFYVPKNSFSANMRIQFFETDSYNARIYAYEQDVQYYFSIPQFIGKGLRYYINCKQNLSSILLRKRARKVDCVVWLRLAQFLFPEKTLIGSGFDEMSTRKKTEFRLQLMLITR, from the coding sequence TTGAAAAAACTGCTTAGCCTCGTTATAGTAATACTGTGCCATGGAGCATTTGCGCAGGAACCACCGCCTGTACAAGAACAGCAATTGGAAAACCAGGCCGAAACCACCGAAATGGAGAATGAAGATGACAGCTACTGGCAGCAGTTGGAATCGTTGCGCCGTCATCCGCTGGATCTTAATGCGGCTACCCAGGCCGATCTGGAAGCACTGCCCCTGCTGAATGCCTTACAAATAGCCAACTTTCTGCGTTACCGCAGCTTGTTGGGGAGGCTGGTAAGTATACATGAGCTGCAGGCCATTCCGGGTTGGGATGTACATACTATCAGGCAATTGCTGCCACTCGTAATATTGGGCACGGGCGAAGATCCTGCCGCACCGCTTGGCAGGCGGCTGGTGGCAGGTACTCATTCGCTTTTGTTAAGGGCTTCGCAGGTGCTGGAAAAAGCAAAAGGGTTTCAGCCACCGCTTACGCCCGATAAGGATCATTACCAGGGTAGTCCTGTCCGTGTTTTCTCCCGGTATCGCTATAACTACCATAACCTGCTTCAATATGGTATAACGGCCGATAAGGATGCCGGCGAATCCTTATTGAGCGGATCGTCTAAGGCAGGGATTGATTTTTACTCCTTTCATTTTTTTGCGCGTAAGCTGGGTAAGATAAAAGCGTTGGCCCTGGGTGATTTTACTGTCAACATGGGGCAGGGGCTCATACACTGGCAAAGCCTGGCCTTTAAAAAAAGCGCTGCTGTATTACAGGTAAAACGCCAGGGGCCTGTACTGAGACCCTATAGCGCAGCTGGTGAATATTATTTTCACCGGGGCGCAGGCATTACCCTTCAACACAAGAATTGGGAAACTACTTTATTTGCCTCCTTCCGCAAACTGGACGCCAACCTGGTCAATGACAGCATCACTTCTGTGCTGACTTCCGGGTATCATCGTACGCTGGCTGAACTCAACGACCGGCAAAACCTGGAGCGGATCACAACTGGTGGTAATATCCGGTATAGCCGCCCGCGCTGGCAAATCGGATTCAATACCGTTCAATACGCGTTTTCCAAGTCATTTAAGCGATCGGGAGCGCCCTATGATATTTTTGCCGTAGAAGGTAAGCATTGGGGCAACCACAGCGTGGATTACAGCTTTACCCACCGCAACCTGCATATATATGGAGAGGCGGCTGTTGATCAGCAAATGAACAAAGCACTATTGAATGGCATGCTGATGAGCCTTGATCCCAAAGTTGATATGGCGCTTGTATACCGTCGGATGGATAAGGATTACCAGGCCCTGCAGGGAAATGCTTTTACCGAAAATTATTTGCCGGGTAATGAACAGGGATTGTATGGCGGCCTCAGTCTACGCCCATCACCCTCCTGGCAATTGGATGCTTATGCCGATTGCTTCCGGTTTCCCTGGCTGAAGTACCGGGTTAATGCACCGGGGGATGGGGGCGAATATCTTTTACAATTACTGTATAAACCTAATAAAGGGGTAGAGCTGTCAAGCCGTTACCGGCATGAACACAAACCTGCCAACAGTACAGACGACGAAGGCCCCTTAAAGCCTGTGATAAAAGCCACCAGGCAAAACTGGCGTACGCAGGTAATGTTTCAGGCAACACCTGCTATTGTGCTGAAGAGCAGGGTAGAGCTGGTATGGTACCAGGGCGGTACTGCAGCAAACGCTGAAAAAGGTTTTGCTGCCTTCACAGAAGTCTTTTATGTACCTAAAAATTCTTTCTCGGCCAATATGCGGATACAGTTTTTCGAAACAGACAGTTATAATGCGCGCATCTATGCGTACGAACAGGATGTACAATATTATTTTTCCATACCACAATTTATTGGCAAAGGGCTCCGGTATTATATTAATTGCAAGCAAAACCTATCCTCCATCCTGCTCCGTAAGCGTGCCAGAAAGGTAGACTGCGTGGTGTGGTTACGTTTGGCACAGTTTTTATTTCCGGAGAAGACGCTTATTGGTAGTGGTTTTGACGAAATGAGCACACGAAAAAAGACAGAATTCAGGCTCCAGCTTATGTTAATCACTCGTTAA
- a CDS encoding SusC/RagA family TonB-linked outer membrane protein, translated as MRKILSLLTALVMCAVMAHGQTRTVTGQVKDSKGDPIPFASIKIKGSNSGSAADANGNFSITAQQGAILVISASGYTDGESKVTATGAINVSLRNAEAMQEVVVTAMGVSRSKRSVGVAVQEIQADKLTQTKQVDLNTALAGRIAGVQVLGGSGAKFGTSTVRIRGVNTLGTGNPLYVVNGVPTDGRDINMDDVESVSVLKGPAATSLYGQRGSEGVIVITTKKGKRNAGIGLEFNQSTTFERLATLPKYQNEYGGGYSQDWYTFKYNPATDAPALQAMDGAKYYDYFADESWGPRMDGSLYAPWYAWDSEDPDYAKQKPFVAQPDNIRDFYNTGVAYNTNVAFSKATDNSNTRVSFTNLARTGITPNSRQSKNWLSINNSIDLTKQFTINTNINYVYEYLFNVPAEGYGTQTSGSFNQWFQRNLEIAKLKRYKRSDGSYTSWNINGPRDTSPKYWDNPYTEVYENLTNNKRQRVYGNIGGTYKFNSHLRASILARADVYNQNYNSRVASNTLNLDAYRTYTNNTRELNFVGSVEYDNEFGDFSLRAGAYAEKRTNYSNYVNEATAGGLTIPGYYNIAASKNRPTTNNTENRKEVRSVYGYTSLGWRNMVFLDLNLRNDWSSALPQGNNSYLYGGVATSFVFTELLPENDILSFGKVRASFARVGSDIDAYNIYQTYTVGTPYDTYPTLTVPNSIPNSVLKPTLSTSYEVGTELRFLKNRVRFDFNYYSREAKDQIINLTIPSTTGYSAALVNAGNIANHGVEISLGGTPVRTKEFTWDIDFNIGFNRNEVKKLYMDSKNLVVNPAGQGSSFGFVGSPSISVNARVGESYGVLVGDGYKRNEAGKILVDDDGYPLIEQNKELGSILPDYTGGVYNEFTYKGFTLGFSIDFQKGGKLMSLTSMQNAGSGLSNITVGNNDKGIPKRNDVADGGGVRVDGVRESDGKPNDVYLDTKEYYESVLSNLWEQWVYDATFVKLREVRIGYNLPKRWYQKLAIQNANFSIIAQNPWLIYSKVKGIDPSQLQTPWFDSGQLPGTRTLGFNLKLQF; from the coding sequence ATGAGAAAGATTCTATCGCTGCTAACAGCGCTGGTAATGTGCGCTGTTATGGCCCATGGTCAAACCCGCACAGTGACCGGCCAGGTAAAAGACAGCAAGGGAGACCCCATTCCTTTTGCTTCTATCAAGATCAAAGGCTCCAATTCTGGCTCTGCTGCCGATGCTAACGGTAACTTTTCCATCACTGCACAACAAGGCGCGATTTTAGTGATCAGTGCATCAGGCTATACGGATGGGGAATCAAAAGTAACCGCCACTGGTGCTATCAACGTTTCCCTGCGCAATGCCGAAGCCATGCAGGAAGTAGTGGTAACTGCGATGGGCGTCTCCAGGTCTAAAAGATCTGTAGGTGTAGCTGTACAGGAAATCCAGGCCGACAAACTTACACAAACCAAACAGGTGGATCTGAACACAGCGTTGGCCGGAAGGATCGCAGGTGTACAGGTATTAGGTGGTTCTGGCGCTAAATTTGGTACTTCTACAGTTCGTATCCGTGGTGTAAATACCCTTGGTACCGGCAACCCACTGTATGTAGTGAATGGTGTGCCCACAGATGGCCGGGATATCAACATGGATGATGTAGAATCTGTATCTGTACTGAAAGGACCTGCTGCAACCTCCTTATATGGTCAGCGTGGTTCTGAAGGCGTAATTGTGATCACTACCAAGAAAGGCAAACGCAACGCCGGCATCGGCCTGGAATTTAATCAGAGTACTACTTTCGAAAGACTGGCTACTTTGCCTAAATACCAGAATGAATATGGTGGTGGTTATTCACAGGATTGGTATACATTCAAGTACAACCCTGCTACCGATGCTCCTGCTTTGCAAGCGATGGATGGCGCCAAGTACTATGATTATTTTGCTGATGAAAGCTGGGGTCCCCGTATGGACGGTTCACTCTATGCCCCCTGGTATGCCTGGGATTCTGAAGATCCGGATTATGCAAAGCAAAAACCTTTTGTAGCGCAACCGGATAATATCCGTGATTTCTACAATACGGGTGTTGCTTATAATACCAATGTGGCCTTTTCAAAAGCTACTGATAATTCCAATACACGGGTGTCTTTTACCAATCTGGCACGCACAGGTATTACACCCAATAGCCGCCAATCCAAAAACTGGCTGTCTATCAATAACAGTATCGATCTCACCAAGCAGTTTACGATCAATACCAATATCAACTACGTTTATGAATACCTGTTCAATGTACCAGCTGAAGGATACGGTACACAAACCAGCGGTTCTTTCAACCAGTGGTTTCAACGTAACCTGGAAATAGCTAAGTTGAAAAGGTATAAGAGATCAGATGGTTCCTATACTTCCTGGAACATCAATGGTCCCCGTGATACCAGTCCTAAATATTGGGACAATCCTTATACTGAAGTGTATGAAAACCTGACCAACAACAAACGTCAGCGTGTTTACGGTAATATCGGCGGTACGTATAAATTCAACTCTCACCTGAGGGCTTCCATATTGGCAAGGGCTGATGTATACAATCAAAACTACAACAGCCGTGTAGCCTCCAATACCCTGAATCTGGATGCTTACAGAACTTACACGAATAATACCCGTGAATTGAACTTCGTGGGTAGTGTGGAATATGACAATGAATTTGGCGACTTTTCTTTGAGGGCTGGTGCTTATGCAGAGAAAAGGACCAATTATTCCAACTATGTAAATGAAGCAACGGCAGGTGGCCTTACTATTCCAGGTTATTATAATATTGCTGCCTCCAAAAACAGGCCAACAACCAACAACACTGAAAACCGCAAAGAAGTAAGAAGCGTGTATGGCTATACTTCATTGGGATGGAGGAATATGGTGTTCCTGGACCTCAACCTCCGGAACGACTGGTCTTCTGCATTACCCCAGGGCAATAACTCTTATTTATATGGTGGTGTAGCCACTTCATTTGTATTTACCGAGTTGCTGCCGGAGAATGATATCCTGAGTTTTGGTAAGGTCAGGGCTTCTTTTGCCCGTGTAGGGTCTGATATTGATGCCTACAATATTTACCAGACTTACACTGTAGGAACTCCTTATGATACTTATCCTACACTCACTGTTCCCAATTCTATTCCCAATAGCGTGTTGAAGCCAACCTTGTCTACTTCTTATGAAGTAGGTACGGAACTCCGGTTCTTAAAGAACAGGGTAAGATTTGATTTCAACTACTATAGCCGTGAGGCCAAAGACCAGATCATTAACCTGACTATTCCAAGTACTACCGGTTATAGCGCTGCATTGGTGAATGCTGGTAATATTGCCAACCATGGTGTGGAAATCAGCCTTGGTGGTACCCCCGTCAGGACCAAAGAATTTACCTGGGATATTGATTTCAACATAGGCTTTAACCGCAATGAGGTGAAGAAGCTGTATATGGATAGCAAGAACCTGGTGGTGAATCCTGCCGGTCAGGGTTCTTCTTTCGGATTCGTAGGTTCTCCTTCTATCTCTGTGAATGCACGTGTAGGTGAATCCTATGGTGTGTTGGTAGGTGATGGTTACAAACGTAATGAGGCAGGAAAGATTCTGGTAGATGATGATGGTTATCCACTTATCGAGCAAAATAAGGAACTGGGTTCTATTTTGCCCGACTATACCGGTGGTGTGTACAATGAGTTTACTTACAAAGGCTTTACCCTTGGGTTTTCCATTGACTTTCAAAAAGGTGGTAAGCTGATGTCTTTGACCAGCATGCAAAATGCCGGTTCAGGCCTGTCTAATATTACTGTAGGTAATAATGATAAAGGCATTCCCAAGCGTAATGATGTGGCTGATGGTGGTGGCGTACGTGTAGATGGTGTACGTGAATCAGATGGTAAGCCCAATGATGTGTACCTCGATACCAAAGAGTACTATGAGTCTGTACTTTCTAACTTGTGGGAACAATGGGTGTATGATGCCACGTTTGTAAAATTGCGTGAAGTAAGAATTGGGTATAACCTGCCTAAGCGCTGGTACCAGAAGCTGGCTATTCAAAATGCCAACTTCTCCATCATCGCGCAGAATCCCTGGCTCATCTACAGCAAAGTAAAAGGAATCGATCCTTCTCAGTTGCAAACACCCTGGTTCGACAGTGGTCAGTTGCCAGGTACACGCACCCTTGGATTTAACCTGAAGCTGCAGTTCTAA
- a CDS encoding SusD/RagB family nutrient-binding outer membrane lipoprotein, with protein sequence MKRNIVKYITACLLITAIVASCKKPGDFGDLNVDPNNPADPNTTLLFTNAIRAGLSSGIGAVTAADPLLYVQQLSEVFYTNASRYSSRIFDYNALYNGPLNDLQTIIDLNTNADTKSKPYVVAGGSNANQIAAARILKAHIFMQMADRWGDIPYSAALKKLEDITPAFDKQQDVYKALFQELKDAVAGIDAGAGPTGDILLDGDMDWWKEWAGSIRMILALRLSKADPATGKTEFAAAFTDGGLSGNSSNVFYYYLSDANNQNPWYNNYVVGKRYDYAISETMVNKLKALSDPRLPVFADTTATGTYVGMPYGLTSPVGYAAGTVDKPGNVSLIGKAFRQQNSKAAVTTYAQVLFAQAEAAHLGWIPGGEAAAATFYLAGIKASMDQFGAAGYATYITQPAVAYDPAKAVELIQTQKWIASYLGNGYESWAEWRRTGYPVLTPAPGAAPVSGGQIPRRQAYPTTERDLNGENYNIVLERQGADELTTKTWVEHP encoded by the coding sequence ATGAAAAGAAATATTGTCAAGTATATAACCGCCTGCTTACTGATCACTGCAATAGTGGCATCATGTAAGAAACCAGGCGATTTTGGTGATCTCAACGTGGATCCCAACAATCCTGCTGATCCCAATACCACTTTATTGTTCACCAATGCTATCCGTGCCGGATTAAGCTCAGGTATTGGTGCAGTTACTGCGGCCGACCCGTTGCTGTATGTACAGCAGCTGTCTGAAGTGTTTTATACCAACGCTTCACGTTATTCCAGCCGCATATTCGATTACAATGCTTTGTATAATGGTCCCCTTAATGACCTGCAAACGATCATTGACCTGAACACTAATGCCGATACAAAGAGCAAGCCTTATGTTGTAGCCGGTGGATCAAATGCTAATCAGATAGCAGCTGCCCGGATACTGAAGGCGCATATCTTTATGCAAATGGCCGACCGCTGGGGTGATATCCCTTACTCTGCTGCGCTGAAAAAGCTGGAAGATATTACGCCGGCTTTCGACAAGCAACAGGATGTATACAAAGCGCTCTTCCAGGAATTGAAGGATGCAGTAGCCGGAATTGATGCTGGTGCTGGTCCTACTGGTGATATCCTGTTGGATGGTGATATGGACTGGTGGAAAGAGTGGGCCGGGTCGATCCGTATGATCCTCGCCCTGCGTTTGTCCAAAGCTGATCCTGCTACTGGTAAAACAGAATTTGCAGCCGCCTTTACCGATGGCGGTCTATCAGGTAATTCCTCCAATGTTTTCTATTATTACCTGAGTGATGCCAATAACCAAAATCCCTGGTACAATAACTATGTTGTTGGTAAAAGGTACGACTATGCGATCAGCGAAACAATGGTCAACAAGCTGAAAGCATTGAGTGATCCACGCCTGCCAGTGTTTGCAGATACTACAGCCACTGGTACTTATGTAGGTATGCCTTATGGGCTTACTTCACCTGTAGGCTATGCAGCTGGTACGGTGGATAAACCCGGCAATGTATCGTTGATCGGGAAAGCATTCAGGCAGCAAAATTCCAAAGCAGCGGTGACTACTTATGCACAGGTGCTATTTGCCCAGGCCGAAGCAGCCCACCTTGGTTGGATACCAGGTGGTGAAGCAGCAGCAGCTACTTTCTACCTCGCTGGTATTAAAGCTTCCATGGATCAGTTTGGTGCTGCCGGTTACGCTACCTACATTACCCAGCCTGCTGTAGCATATGATCCAGCAAAAGCGGTAGAGCTTATTCAAACCCAGAAGTGGATAGCCAGCTACCTCGGTAATGGTTATGAATCATGGGCAGAGTGGAGGAGAACAGGGTATCCTGTGTTGACCCCCGCTCCGGGTGCTGCACCTGTTTCCGGCGGACAAATTCCCCGCAGACAGGCTTACCCTACTACTGAAAGAGATCTTAATGGCGAAAACTACAATATAGTGCTTGAGCGTCAGGGTGCTGATGAACTGACCACCAAGACCTGGGTAGAACATCCCTAA
- a CDS encoding SusC/RagA family TonB-linked outer membrane protein — MRKFLTLLAVLVLYTVLAYAQTKTVTGKITDELGDPIPFATVVIKGTKVAFVSDASGSFSAKVKQGDILVVSAQSLTTKEVTVGASNVVAITLAKNNNALAEVVVTGAYNTKKTQRSTSYNAQVVSNEQLNVIRQTNLNGALAGKVSGLQFRGQSTAKLGNVGNVRLRGASGLGGDEGVIYVVDGTILPSANDINIDDIEDVTVLQGPAAAAQFGSQGANGAIVISLKKAKKNAKGIGVDLNTGAQFEQVYILPNYQNTYAGGGNADLTQYVWKPGQPDAWKALDGKYYHNYSDDASWGPRMVGQEYIPWYAWYEGTPYSFKTAKLNPQPDNGKDYFQTASIYNNSISFSKATDNMNLRVSYGNIDVKGILPSSWLKKHTLNVNAAMDLNQHFTLSANVNYISQKRQGDFDDGYSNQSTGSFNQWFHRDLDMGIMKELRGLRTPEGIYASWNHNDPTSYKSDDPSAFYAGNYWYNFYTWADLVRNNDGLDRLYGDVSLTYKINNDLRIRGTYRKQQNTTWGESKYSSNLLTSGTQTTGNCPECKGFYGTSESYSNRENLEVMASYSKKLNDFQFGINAGTDFFRWISKSNSASTVDGLNVPDLFNVSNSKGRPTIGNGRTEEKYKAILVKGDIGWRNMLFGDFTLRNDWFSTLPPDNNDVLSKSFGVSFVFSDLLKVPALSYGKIRASWGEIPQALGATSTTFGAYRYPGFEFGVGANPWGSNFLMSTPNELVDSAIRGAVKAQKEIGLDLKFLNNRIGIGVTYWDGTEKNIPRSVPVNGASGFTSILINTGEITKKGIDVQFNARPFWLPNFKWEVNATWGRLLENKVVKIADQVKRISVEGLWGTTGPILVHEEGKEWGQIFGSGIKRINGQPVLDDDGFYVAQAETFYGNVLPKYTGGIQNNFEIYKNFTVNVNIDYQKGGKFFSLSDMWGSYSGLTARTAAVNDKGNPIRDAVADGGGMHIFGVDKDGKPVDHYVEAQDYYHNMYNNRTFDEFVYDLTYVKLRELSIGYNIPLKKLGIDKWINRANFSIVARNLLLIYAETKDFDPSEISSLSGEAGNLPGTRGIGFNLRVGF, encoded by the coding sequence ATGAGAAAATTTCTAACACTGCTCGCAGTGCTGGTACTGTATACAGTATTGGCATATGCGCAAACCAAAACTGTCACCGGTAAGATTACCGATGAGTTAGGGGATCCCATTCCGTTCGCCACTGTTGTGATCAAGGGCACCAAGGTTGCCTTCGTCTCCGATGCCAGTGGCTCTTTCTCCGCAAAAGTTAAGCAAGGCGACATTTTAGTAGTTTCTGCACAAAGCCTTACTACCAAAGAAGTTACGGTAGGGGCCAGCAACGTCGTGGCCATTACCCTGGCAAAAAATAACAACGCCCTGGCTGAGGTCGTTGTTACGGGTGCCTACAACACGAAAAAAACACAACGTTCTACTTCCTACAACGCACAAGTGGTTAGTAATGAACAACTGAACGTTATTCGCCAAACAAACCTCAATGGTGCCCTGGCCGGTAAAGTATCCGGCCTCCAGTTTCGTGGTCAGTCTACCGCCAAATTAGGTAACGTGGGTAATGTTCGGTTACGTGGAGCATCTGGCCTGGGAGGTGATGAGGGTGTCATCTACGTAGTGGATGGTACCATCTTACCCAGCGCCAATGACATCAACATCGATGATATTGAAGATGTTACAGTGCTGCAAGGACCTGCTGCCGCAGCCCAGTTCGGCTCACAGGGAGCTAACGGCGCCATTGTTATCTCTTTAAAAAAGGCGAAGAAGAATGCAAAAGGTATTGGCGTTGATCTTAATACAGGCGCCCAATTTGAGCAGGTTTACATATTGCCCAATTACCAGAATACCTATGCTGGTGGCGGTAATGCCGATCTGACACAATATGTATGGAAACCAGGCCAGCCGGATGCCTGGAAAGCGCTGGATGGTAAATATTATCATAACTACTCTGATGATGCCAGCTGGGGGCCCCGTATGGTAGGACAGGAATATATTCCCTGGTATGCCTGGTATGAAGGAACACCCTATTCTTTTAAAACAGCCAAACTGAATCCTCAACCGGATAATGGAAAAGATTATTTTCAAACGGCTTCCATTTATAATAACTCCATCAGCTTCTCTAAAGCTACGGATAATATGAACCTGCGCGTGTCTTATGGCAACATAGACGTGAAAGGTATATTGCCCAGTTCATGGCTTAAAAAACATACCCTCAATGTGAATGCAGCCATGGACCTGAACCAGCATTTTACGCTGAGCGCCAACGTGAATTATATTTCTCAAAAAAGACAAGGTGATTTTGATGACGGTTATTCCAACCAATCCACCGGCTCCTTCAACCAGTGGTTTCACCGCGATCTTGATATGGGTATCATGAAAGAACTGAGAGGATTGAGAACACCGGAAGGCATTTATGCCAGCTGGAACCACAATGATCCTACTTCTTATAAATCCGATGATCCTTCTGCTTTCTATGCTGGTAACTACTGGTATAATTTCTATACCTGGGCCGACCTGGTAAGAAACAACGATGGTCTCGATAGACTGTATGGCGATGTCTCGCTTACCTATAAGATCAATAACGATCTCCGCATAAGAGGTACTTACCGTAAGCAACAAAACACTACCTGGGGTGAATCTAAATACAGTTCCAACCTGCTGACCAGCGGTACACAAACTACCGGTAACTGTCCTGAGTGTAAAGGTTTTTATGGCACCAGTGAAAGTTATTCCAACCGGGAAAACCTGGAGGTAATGGCCAGCTATTCAAAAAAACTCAATGATTTCCAGTTTGGTATCAATGCCGGAACGGACTTCTTCCGTTGGATCTCCAAAAGCAACTCTGCCAGTACAGTGGACGGATTGAATGTGCCTGATCTCTTCAATGTCAGCAATTCAAAAGGAAGACCTACTATTGGTAATGGCAGAACAGAAGAAAAATACAAAGCCATATTGGTAAAAGGTGATATCGGTTGGCGCAATATGCTGTTTGGAGATTTCACCTTGCGCAACGACTGGTTTTCTACATTGCCTCCGGATAACAACGATGTATTATCCAAATCATTCGGTGTCTCTTTTGTATTCAGCGACCTGCTGAAGGTGCCGGCTTTGAGTTATGGTAAGATCAGGGCTTCCTGGGGTGAGATACCACAAGCCCTTGGTGCCACTTCCACTACATTCGGAGCTTATCGTTATCCGGGTTTTGAGTTTGGGGTGGGCGCCAATCCATGGGGAAGTAATTTCCTGATGAGCACACCCAATGAATTGGTGGACTCTGCCATCCGTGGTGCTGTGAAAGCCCAGAAAGAAATTGGCCTTGACCTGAAATTCCTGAATAACCGTATTGGTATCGGTGTTACTTATTGGGATGGTACAGAAAAAAACATTCCCCGCTCGGTACCGGTTAATGGCGCCAGCGGCTTTACCTCCATCCTCATCAATACGGGTGAGATCACTAAAAAAGGTATTGATGTACAATTTAATGCCCGTCCCTTCTGGCTTCCTAACTTCAAATGGGAGGTCAATGCTACCTGGGGACGCTTGCTGGAAAATAAGGTCGTAAAAATAGCCGACCAGGTTAAGCGCATCTCCGTGGAAGGTTTGTGGGGAACTACCGGGCCCATCCTGGTACATGAAGAAGGAAAAGAATGGGGGCAGATCTTCGGCAGTGGTATCAAACGTATCAATGGACAACCTGTATTGGACGACGATGGTTTTTATGTTGCTCAGGCCGAAACGTTTTATGGAAACGTACTGCCTAAATATACCGGTGGTATCCAGAACAACTTTGAAATATATAAAAATTTCACCGTTAACGTAAACATCGATTATCAGAAGGGTGGTAAATTCTTCTCCCTGTCTGATATGTGGGGATCTTATTCCGGTCTTACTGCCCGCACAGCAGCAGTGAACGATAAAGGCAATCCTATCCGTGATGCGGTAGCCGATGGCGGGGGCATGCACATATTTGGTGTAGATAAGGATGGTAAACCTGTAGACCATTACGTGGAAGCACAGGACTACTATCATAACATGTATAACAACAGGACCTTCGATGAGTTTGTGTATGACCTTACGTATGTGAAACTGCGTGAATTATCCATAGGCTACAATATCCCTTTAAAAAAGCTGGGTATTGACAAGTGGATCAACCGGGCCAATTTCTCTATCGTAGCCCGGAACCTGTTGTTGATCTATGCTGAAACCAAAGACTTTGATCCATCTGAGATCAGCAGCCTGAGTGGTGAAGCGGGTAACCTGCCCGGAACACGTGGTATTGGTTTTAACCTTCGTGTAGGTTTTTAA